One window of Amaranthus tricolor cultivar Red isolate AtriRed21 chromosome 11, ASM2621246v1, whole genome shotgun sequence genomic DNA carries:
- the LOC130826538 gene encoding uncharacterized protein LOC130826538 — MLAQNLTAAFSEQLRAVMNNAPTQQRVLEDMADQIKNLRARIEPHQEIPKSHESQDGNSRTSHSSRRNKKRQERSRTYPSLSKTDLRDGESKTASRDVRTFLESKKQKTSESVQSLVDKRREERKQAQAAESSRRITMPRNEADKSSLSGKLVPIISPLAPVILNTPSNGKIKIPNMAAFDGTSCPEEHLMAYKNLMLLYTNDPLLWCKFFPTTLTGVALTWYTSLPGGSIHNFAQLEEKFLGHFIASRRQEKSIFHLPSITQLEGESISSYLKKFHEAVLEAHDPKKRRSDKKDPIVNQSSRNREEQALRRERNYPPCRPEPRQIWGLHDPDMKDIFYAIRKELPTPLPTNTPSNRRNFNLWCDYHKEHGHTLAQCRELKRILHQLADEGKLSRFINKGDYVAKEVERKPWHQKRRSPGRDEARRESSNTQGTINLIFGGYTEEYPTIRAARDSVHTLLKGPPMTTSSGPVMKFDAATTTY, encoded by the exons atgctagcacagAACCTCACGGCTGCtttctctgaacaactccgcgccgtcatgaATAATGCTCCTACTCAGCAACGAGTATTAGAAGACATGgcggatcaaataaaaaacttgcgggcacgaatcgaaccccatcaGGAGATACCGAAGTCTCATGAATCTCAggatgggaactcgaggacgtcccactccagtagacgcaataagaAGAGGCAGGAGAGATCTAGAACCTACCCGAGCCTCAGCAAAACAGATCTGCGGGATGGCgaatctaaaaccgcctctcgaGATGTCCGCACCTTCCTAGAAAGTAAGAAACAAAAGACGTCTGAAAGCGTCCAATCATTGGTGGataaaaggagggaagaaagaaagcaaGCCCAAGCCGCAGAGTCTAGCCGCCGCATCaccatgccgcggaatgaggccgACAAAAGTAGCCTTTCTGGAAAACTTGTACCCATAATCTCTCCATTGGCCCCGGTGATACTAAACACCCCCAGTAATGGGAAGATAAAGATTCCAAAcatggcggccttcgatggaacGTCCTGCCCGGAGGAACATCTGATGGCCTACAAAAACTTGATGTTGCTGTATACCAACGACCCGTTGTTGTGGTGCAAGTTCTTCCCGACTACTCTTACGGGAGTAGCACTGACATGGTATACCTCCCTTCCAGGAGGAAGTATacacaactttgcccaactgGAAGAGAAGTTCCTGGGCCACTTTATAGCTTCCAggaggcaggagaaatcaattTTTCATCTACCCAGCATCACGCAATTAGAAGGAGAATCCATATCATCCTATCTAAAAAAGTTTCATGAGGCGGTGCTGGAG GCCCATGATCCTAAGAAACGGAGGTCTGATAAGAAGGACCCCATTGTCAATCAATCCTCGAGAAACAGAGAGGAACAAGCATTGAGGAGGGAAAGAAACTACCCTCCATGTCGTCCGGAGCCCCGTCAGATATGGGGCCTCCACGATCCAGACAT GAAAGACATATTCTATGCCATCCGCAAGGAATTGCCAACTCCGCTTCCTACTAACACCCCCTCCAACCGTCGCAACTTCAATCTGTGGTGTGACTACCACAAAGAACACGGCCACACTTTGGCCCAATGCCGTGAACTTAAACGTATCCTGCACCAATTGGCTGATGAAGGGAAACTGTCGAGGTTCATCAACAAGGGAGACTATGTAGCAAAAGAAGTCGAAAGAAAGCCGTGGCACCAAAAACGCAGATCCCCCGGGAGGGATGAGGccaggcgcgaaagttccaatacTCAAGGGACTATCAACCTGATTTTCGGTGGATACACTGAGGAATATCCCACCATCCGCGCCGCAAGAGATAGCGTCCATACTCTGCTAAAGGGACCCCCAATGACCACATCCAGTGGGCCGGTCATGAAATTCGATGCTGCAACAACCACAtactga